One Neoarius graeffei isolate fNeoGra1 chromosome 19, fNeoGra1.pri, whole genome shotgun sequence genomic region harbors:
- the LOC132868015 gene encoding uncharacterized protein LOC132868015 isoform X1 has product MSFSQNRDTAFLKPDEASAVEAAVRAAVRSILKVFCELNEKRSHCYEVKLAEAERENAELKFQLKTAEQELQTLRQVSSNYKISAEVTFSTDAEEPGQEPVSFQSVSVPESDGVLVLKEEEPFYDSKLFIKSEMTEQCSVVNFNGHPVIENNQICQQMAQIQTYNTYDHHNHSINQDPVLTGSERRRLTRYENVRRYRERIRADPVKYLAWKEKNRLRYLQNRKTINELPEPMKKLQRKAWREATRRHRAKKLAQAALPATSMSQTASL; this is encoded by the exons ATGAGTTTTTCACAGAACAGGGACACGGCTTTCCTGAAGCCAGATGAAGCCTCTGCTGTGGAGGCGGCGGTCAGGGCGGCGGTCAGGTCCATCCTGAAGGTTTTCTGTGAGCTCAATGAGAAGAGATCGCACTGCTATGAGGTGAAGTTAGCCGAGGCGGAAAGAGAAAACGCAGAGCTCAAGTTTCAGTTAAAAACCGCCGAGCAGGAGCTTCAAACTTTACGACAGGTCTCTTCTAATTACAAAATCTCAGCTGAGGTCACCTTCAGTACAGATGCTGAAGAACCAGGACAAGAACCGGTGTCTTTCCAGAGTGTCTCAGTGCCAGAGAGCGACGGTGTGCTGGTGCTAAAGGAAGAAGAGCCTTTTTACGACAGCAAACTGTTTATAAAGAGTGAAATGACTGAGCAGTGTTCTGTAGTGAACTTTAATGGACACCCTGTTATTGAAAACAATCAAATTTGCCAACAGATGGCACAAATCCAGACATACAACACCTACGACCATCACAACCACTCAATTAATCAAGATCCGGTTTTAACCGGATCTGAGAGAA GGAGACTGACACGGTACGAGAATGTGAGAAGGTATAGAGAAAGGATCCGGGCTGATCCTGTGAAATACCTCGCCTGGAAAGAGAAGAACCGCTTAAG GTATCTGCAAAACAGAAAGACCATTAATGAACTTCCTGAGCCCATGAAGAAGCTGCAAAGGAAGGCTTGGAGAGAGGCTACCAGACGACACCGTGCAAAAAAGCTGGCTCAAGCTGCTCTTCCTGCTACATCCATGTCACAAACAGCCAGCctgtaa
- the LOC132868015 gene encoding uncharacterized protein LOC132868015 isoform X2 has protein sequence MSFSQNRDTAFLKPDEASAVEAAVRAAVRSILKVFCELNEKRSHCYEVKLAEAERENAELKFQLKTAEQELQTLRQVSSNYKISAEVTFSTDAEEPGQEPVSFQSVSVPESDGVLVLKEEEPFYDSKLFIKSEMTEQCSVVNFNGHPVIENNQICQQMAQIQTYNTYDHHNHSINQDPVLTGSERRRLTRYENVRRYRERIRADPVKYLAWKEKNRLRGRS, from the exons ATGAGTTTTTCACAGAACAGGGACACGGCTTTCCTGAAGCCAGATGAAGCCTCTGCTGTGGAGGCGGCGGTCAGGGCGGCGGTCAGGTCCATCCTGAAGGTTTTCTGTGAGCTCAATGAGAAGAGATCGCACTGCTATGAGGTGAAGTTAGCCGAGGCGGAAAGAGAAAACGCAGAGCTCAAGTTTCAGTTAAAAACCGCCGAGCAGGAGCTTCAAACTTTACGACAGGTCTCTTCTAATTACAAAATCTCAGCTGAGGTCACCTTCAGTACAGATGCTGAAGAACCAGGACAAGAACCGGTGTCTTTCCAGAGTGTCTCAGTGCCAGAGAGCGACGGTGTGCTGGTGCTAAAGGAAGAAGAGCCTTTTTACGACAGCAAACTGTTTATAAAGAGTGAAATGACTGAGCAGTGTTCTGTAGTGAACTTTAATGGACACCCTGTTATTGAAAACAATCAAATTTGCCAACAGATGGCACAAATCCAGACATACAACACCTACGACCATCACAACCACTCAATTAATCAAGATCCGGTTTTAACCGGATCTGAGAGAA GGAGACTGACACGGTACGAGAATGTGAGAAGGTATAGAGAAAGGATCCGGGCTGATCCTGTGAAATACCTCGCCTGGAAAGAGAAGAACCGCTTAAG AGGGAGGAGCTAA